The following proteins are co-located in the Castanea sativa cultivar Marrone di Chiusa Pesio chromosome 8, ASM4071231v1 genome:
- the LOC142608287 gene encoding nudix hydrolase 9 has translation MEKALASASLPFKLLLSCPSGLSPPQVSVAFDVAYDRIPHQDIQLENSISEIWDKKVQDNKSLYNGTKFRYGGHNLICGDGSNQDSHVYLHLGLTDYRTFMGTNLNPQWEKFLVPSEDDSIRCQHTSSPLGNGAIVETSDRKIIVLQRSTNVGEFPGHYVFPGGHPEPQEIGITSHQYGKDLTGSELINKKVSQEMFDSIIREVVEEIGVPASTLYNTVFIGISCRELNVRPTAFFSIKCSLESKEIQKLYLSAQDGYESTQLYAVSLSELENMTSKMPGCHQGGFALYKLMVDSLKNT, from the exons ATGGAGAAGGCATTGGCTTCTGCTAGTCTTCCTTTCAAGCTTCTTCTCTCGTGCCCCTCAGGTCTTTCACCACCACAG GTGTCTGTGGCTTTTGATGTAGCATACGATCGGATTCCCCACCAGGACATTCAATTGGAAAATTCCATTTCTGAG atatGGGATAAGAAGGTTCAGGACAACAAGTCATTATACAATGGAACAAAGTTCCGG TATGGAGGACACAATTTGATTTGTGGTGATGGATCTAATCAGGATTCTCATGTATATCTCCACCTTGGTTTGACAGATTatag GACTTTTATGGGGACAAACTTGAATCCTCAGTGGGAAAAGTTCTTGGTTCCATCAGAAG ATGACTCTATACGTTGTCAACACACCTCAAGTCCACTTGGTAATGGTGCAATAGTGGAGACATCTGACAGGAAAATAATTGTGTTGCAAAGAAGTACTAATGTTGGGGAATTTCCTGGACACTATGTTTTCCCAGGGGGCCATCCAGAG CCCCAAGAAATTGGAATTACATCCCATCAGTACGGCAAGGACTTGACAGGCTCTGAGCTTATTAACAAAAAGGTTTCTCAGGAGATGTTTGACAGCATTATCCGTGAAGTAGTTGAAGAAATTGGAGTACCTGCGTCAACCCTT TACAATACTGTTTTCATTGGTATATCCTGTAGGGAGTTGAATGTTAGACCAACCGCATTTTTCTCCATCAAATGCAGTCTGGAGTCAAAGGAAATTCAAAAATTGTATTTGAGTGCACAAGATGGCTATGAGTCAACTCAACTCTATGCAGTTTCATTG AGCGAGTTAGAGAATATGACATCAAAAATGCCTGGCTGCCATCAAGGTGGATTTGCTCTTTACAAGTTGATGGTAGATTCTCTGAAGAATACTTGA
- the LOC142606057 gene encoding uncharacterized protein LOC142606057 gives MRLTQNPGDIATREFAKWILKIGDGELNNSGSEALIEIRHDLLIQPDTHPFNSIMNAAYPDFDTKFIDLNYLEEIAILAPTNEVVEDINDYMMDLINVDEEIYLSAESICKASTNILDQDVLYPTEFLNSLKFPGIPNHKLKLKVGLQ, from the coding sequence atgAGGCTGACACAAAACCCAGGTGATATTGCTACAAGAGAATTTGCTAAATGGATATTGAAAATTGGTGATGGTGAACTTAATAATAGTGGAAGCGAAGCATTGATTGAAATACGACATGATTTATTAATTCAACCTGATACTCATCCTTTCAATAGTATCATGAATGCTGCCTACCCTGACTTCGATACGAAATTCATTGATTTAAATTATTTAGAAGAGATAGCAATTTTAGCTCCAACAAATGAAGTTGTTGAAGACATAAATGATTATATGATGGACCTTATTAACGTTGATGAAGAAATATATCTTAGTGCAGAGTCAATATGTAAAGCTTCAACCAACATTCTAGATCAAGATGTCCTGTATCCAACAGAGTTTCTCAATTCATTGAAGTTCCCTGGTATTCCAAACCATAAACTCAAGTTGAAAGTAGGACTGCAATAA
- the LOC142606058 gene encoding uncharacterized protein LOC142606058, translating into MLGLNPSIALHHLAVKKGVHPVKQAQIRFWPKLIPQIETEVNKLIKAGFIREVQYPEWITNIVHVKKKNGQIRVCVDFRDLKNACPKDDFPLPITEIMVNATTGHEALSFVDGFSGYNQIQMNPKDEEFTAFRTLKDKLEHYMQAHTVHLIAKVDPIKYVLSRPVVSGRIARWAVLLQQYDLAYVPQKAIKGQVLADFLADHPVPSDWEFSDDFLDEDVFYIEVMPPWMMFFDGAARQERAGAAEYQALIIGLQMAIEISISQLEIFGDSKLIINQILEQYDVKKEDLVPYCNYAKKLLANFEAITLEHIPRKENRQADALANLATTLALSQEETAKVAVSQRWVVPFVVEEEKEEKQANVISVCLVEREDWRQTIIEYLQHGRLPDDVRHKTEVR; encoded by the exons ATGCTTGGGCTCAATCCAAGTATTGCTTTACACCATTTGGCAGTAAAGAAGGGCGTGCACCCAGTAAAACAAGCTCAAATACGCTTTTGGCCGAAGCTTATCCCTCAAATAGAAACTGAGGTCAATAAGCTAATTAAGGCAGGCTTCATCCGTGAAGTACAGTATCCGGAGTGGATCACTAATATCGTCcatgtcaaaaagaagaatggacaaatCCGGGTGTGCGTTGACTTCCGTGATCTGAAAaatgcatgtcccaaggatGATTTTCCGTTGCCTATCACTGAAATCATGGTTAACGCCACTACTGGTCATGAAGCCTTATCTTTCGTGGATGGCTTTTCTGGTTACAACCAAATTCAAATGAAtcctaaggatgaagagttcacAGCTTTTCGTACCCTTAAAG ACAAATTGGAACACTACATGCAAGCACATACGGTCCATTTGATAGCAAAGGTGGACCCGATTAAATATGTCCTCTCCAGGCCAGTGGTTTCGGGTCGCATAGCTCGATGGGCAGTCTTGCTGCAACAATACGACCTTGCATATGTTCCGCAAAAAGCCATCAAAGGACAAGTATTGGCAGATTTCTTAGCTGATCACCCAGTTCCATCTGATTGGGAGTTCTCTGATGATTTCCTAGACGAAGatgtgttttacattgaagtaatgccaccatggatgatgtttttcGATGGGGCTGCACGTCAAGAAAGAGCGGGGGCAG CTGAATATCAAGCATTGATCATTGGTctacaaatggccattgaaatcaGCATATCGCAACTCGAGATCTTTggggattccaaattaattatcaaccaaatctTGGAGCAGTATGATGTCAAGAAAGAGGACCTTGTCCCTTATTGCAACTATGCGAAGAAGTTGCTCGCAAATTTTGAGGCAATTACACTGGAGCATATACCGAGGAAGGAGAATAGACAGGCTGATGCTTTAGCTAATTTGGCTACCACCTTAGCATTATCCCAAGAAGAGACAGCCAAAGTTGCTGTTTCCCAAAGGTGGGTGGTGCCTTTcgtggttgaagaagaaaaagaagaaaagcaagccAACGTCATTTCTGTATGCCTTGTCGAAAGGGAAGATTGGCGACAAACAATCATTGAGTACCTTCAGCATGGAAGACTCCCGGATGATGTACGCCACAAGACCGAAGTTCGATGA